In the Malaya genurostris strain Urasoe2022 chromosome 1, Malgen_1.1, whole genome shotgun sequence genome, one interval contains:
- the LOC131440554 gene encoding uncharacterized protein LOC131440554: protein MFAFGNISFILKTITVTYIVFEESSAVGASSLCDYLDKYPVTIRSVLDTTAGAIESCILEQIDQNSSLLVEETQINNFIQLLDMENLDEYLDLDEKEKGCITDKPLLEVGNEEIIATEDEDMHESGVDDADVDAIEKQALLKQCNHSKIRVHGVVLVDRRSAQRLNLSSKSLRLTQLPQLNVIVQDYKKANLKKNEANIRSKSELISAVHSEIMIDTNSATTEQISRELLIDNNTDFRKQLKKSESVTLNVVQESMEKTPIDSTCSSLVKTMAAENEFNVVKHSDESHAEFVTTERSIQNKSSNKIKADHNASIPLDLDTQKKSDKSIEGALSKKHTSKQKRLAYVSLKKLDQTDIKRISRSIRSPKLKEETEKRKTAEEVNVSKKMKLSNCKIGEANVVRDDVMTEDPNILHFNRNEANSHADTIISDSSTDDRRDSGSSKQLPQEKLDANQESIQTDTSEAFVERLPDSEHNELTSEIDVIIKETIPAVCSTVEIGLNESFISEDEGPLVIDLPAEQMTKPTEIPLTQGENNVSFIVVDEKSASALSAYIQNNCRLYLDNLPRLKVKLKRLNIHDYKISKKIDRHKPKSSEKTNKKDMVIKKREGTHIPEKPRQTDLEKIDNKFLPAGSKLKSQAKARSKPETSHRHKHVPVPELPIELKAHLNTSFKIPKKNVAAKYVSIERNPSELDCLHRDQNDAEKQRKRFHKERRKWENRIGRNDSHDKNQNRTENPPRVTTPEFFDTSFDEHCDSPPHPGSLSTVDEQNTHRMTKPIANREQHGASIPSFEEIWGLQSEKTGTWDKEQSTSKRQNKLQTQANNKFNKNTIDSGESWSPGATGKQLSASSVNTNIASHANFSELIDDRMISKNNTSITSNTINDGESWSPIADKDNVQGIQNKVVSSNDQNWKQNQLASNNSRTSERQQRNFTIASGDMWDSDPVIISKQSLSMRNINDQTRGERLVNETELLTADGSRTENIGFSGTQSKRDQMNRTSPLREGRGRDRYTDTSRQRDSDYTLSNRSPSRSLRSNDYSPSESNRSVERRHWSRECSPNRRKYSRSPTNRRIESRERSPRSKRRAIDYSPERGTYRRSTDPWDRSNLRSPNERRSPGMRRRNIDRSPLMRDFGHYINDKMYSPERGQNSNTSLQRSLSERRSSSPYSPRSPSVDKRNSPGDLDMSYHDRNSSSNNRFDRSHLGRFNAAFDSSRSPPFNQWDWKEQIEPPREKQINSSGTVSSGLWENQQDFQDRTRASSAYSPSSALEALSSEDECDFTNPKYSSSSQQLVENAPVHIHSSSNLPESLSNEESIDKYTDDTEYRYKQIHPRDCDLLSNEDKTEKQNVLESLKYRAERLKKLEDMKLARQKLLAQIKLNNQDSTQNELMNSEPIPTGSAVKNSRLEYTDNLSTMAPPSLLKTADALLSNLDFLLNQPPPYLQGVQIPTKQPSFGNMVYPLPNEAPPSQRAHDTSLQDLSNQIPNVNPEQVSSDPWKHSSYCSVPTPNIDTSQPPPHLLKPLLNFQPVPSETEDPFVRDQRWSPDRNQNQQFHGASGRFHHPSAVLAQPRQSLIDYTPDEEAFQLLPAEEIRTQNSNQNRSSRNNSGYTNYNDNIQHQRDPRQNRGGVYPPQNSKNQGGNRFNQNQRNQRFNFQQQNRFNRNNRQFPQQHMFRRNIFSNFDESCFDMNFPVDHDRNTEWAD, encoded by the coding sequence ATGTTTGCCTTCGGAAACATTAGTTTCATTTTGAAAACGATCACTGTAACGTATATCGTATTCGAAGAATCATCTGCTGTTGGAGCTAGCAGTCTTTGTGATTACTTGGACAAGTACCCGGTAACGATACGATCTGTATTGGACACAACTGCTGGAGCAATCGAATCGTGCATTTTAGAGCAAATAGATCAAAACAGCAGTTTGCTTGTAGAGGAAAcccaaataaataattttattcaattactTGATATGGAAAATTTAGACGAATATTTGGATCTTGATGAAAAAGAAAAGGGTTGTATTACCGACAAGCCTCTTTTAGAAGTTGGTAATGAAGAAATCATTGCTACTGAGGATGAAGATATGCATGAATCTGGCGTGGATGATGCAGATGTAGATGCTATTGAAAAGCAAGCTTTGCTAAAACAGTGTAATCACAGCAAAATCAGAGTACATGGTGTTGTACTAGTGGATAGAAGGTCAGCGCAACGATTAAACTTATCGAGTAAAAGCCTGCGTCTAACACAGCTGCCACAATTGAATGTAATCGTGCAAGACTATAAGAAagcaaatttgaagaaaaacgaAGCCAATATCCGATCTAAATCAGAACTGATATCTGCCGTGCACTCGGAGATAATGATCGACACAAACTCTGCTACCACGGAGCAAATTTCTCGTGAATTATTAAtcgataataatacagattttcgTAAGCAGCTTAAAAAGTCAGAGTCTGTCACACTAAATGTTGTACAGGAATCTATGGAAAAAACTCCGATAGATAGCACTTGTTCCAGTTTAGTGAAAACTATGGCTGCTGAAAACGAATTCAATGTAGTTAAGCATAGTGATGAGAGCCATGCTGAGTTTGTTACTACTGAGCGCTCAATACAAAATAAATCATCCAACAAAATAAAAGCCGATCACAATGCTTCAATACCACTCGATCTTGACACTCAGAAGAAATCGGATAAAAGTATTGAAGGTGCATTAAGCAAGAAACACACGAGCAAACAGAAAAGGTTAGCATATGTATCCTTGAAAAAACTAGATCAAACAGATATAAAACGAATTTCGCGTTCTATTCGATCCCCCAAATTGAAAGAAGAAACTGAAAAAAGGAAAACGGCAGAAGAAGTCAATGTCAGCAAAAAAATGAAGttatcaaattgtaaaattggtGAAGCCAATGTCGTACGGGACGATGTAATGACTGAGGATCCAAACATTCTACATTTCAACAGAAATGAAGCAAACAGTCATGCAGATACAATAATCTCTGACTCATCAACCGACGATAGAAGGGATTCTGGATCTTCGAAGCAGTTACCACAAGAAAAGCTGGACGCTAATCAAGAAAGCATACAAACAGATACATCTGAGGCGTTCGTCGAAAGACTACCGGATAGTGAACATAATGAATTGACTTCAGAAATAGATGTTATTATCAAGGAGACAATTCCTGCAGTATGTAGTACGGTTGAAATTGGTTTGAATGAATCATTCATATCCGAAGACGAAGGTCCATTAGTGATCGATCTACCCGCAGAACAAATGACGAAACCAACAGAAATTCCATTGACACAAGGAGAAAATAATGTTTCATTTATTGTTGTAGATGAAAAGAGTGCTTCTGCACTTAGTgcttatatacaaaataattGCCGTCTTTATTTAGATAATTTACCTCGTTTGAAAGTAAAACTAAAACGTTTGAACATACATGATTACAAAATTTCGAAGAAGATAGATCGTCACAAACCAAAATCTTCAGAAAAGACAAACAAGAAGGATATGGTTATCAAGAAAAGAGAAGGCACACACATTCCTGAAAAGCCTCGTCAAACTGATTTAGAGAAAATTGATAACAAGTTTCTTCCTGCTGGATCGAAACTTAAATCACAAGCAAAGGCGAGATCTAAACCAGAGACTAGTCACAGACACAAACATGTTCCAGTACCAGAACTGCCTATTGAACTGAAGGCACATTTGAATACAAGTTTCAAAATTCCTAAGAAAAACGTGGCTGCGAAATACGTATCAATCGAAAGGAATCCTAGTGAATTAGATTGCCTGCATCGTGATCAAAATGATGCAGAGAAACAACGGAAACGTTTTCATAAAGAGCGGCGGAAATGGGAAAATCGTATAGGAAGAAATGATTCTCATGACAAAAATCAAAACAGAACGGAAAACCCACCTCGGGTAACCACTCCTGAATTTTTTGATACATCATTTGACGAACATTGTGATTCGCCTCCGCATCCCGGATCGTTATCGACAGTAGATGAACAAAATACACATCGTATGACTAAGCCTATTGCGAATAGAGAACAACATGGAGCCTCTATTCCGAGTTTTGAAGAGATTTGGGGTCTTCAATCTGAGAAAACTGGGACATGGGATAAAGAGCAATCAACTTCAAAAAGGCAAAACAAGTTACAAACGCAAGcaaacaataaattcaataaaaacaCTATTGATTCCGGCGAAAGTTGGTCTCCTGGTGCAACAGGCAAACAGCTATCAGCATCATCAGTGAATACTAATATTGCCAGCCATGCTAACTTCTCAGAACTTATCGATGATCGTATGATTAGCAAAAACAATACGTCCATAACAAGCAACACTATTAACGATGGTGAGTCTTGGTCACCTATAGCTGACAAAGATAATGTACAGGGTATACAAAATAAAGTTGTTTCGAGTAATGATCAAAATTGGAAGCAAAACCAGCTTGCATCAAACAACAGTCGAACATCGGAAAGACAGCAACGAAATTTCACTATAGCTTCTGGTGACATGTGGGATTCGGATCCGGTGATAATCAGTAAACAGTCTTTATCAATGCGTAATATCAACGATCAAACAAGAGGTGAAAGATTAGTGAATGAAACTGAATTACTGACTGCTGATGGTTCAAGAACAGAAAATATTGGTTTTAGTGGAACacaatcaaaacgagatcaaatGAATCGTACATCACCATTGCGTGAAGGTCGTGGTAGAGATCGTTATACTGACACTTCCAGACAGCGAGATTCTGATTACACACTCTCGAATCGATCGCCTAGTAGAAGTCTGCGTAGTAATGACTATTCTCCTTCGGAAAGTAACAGGAGTGTCGAACGTCGCCATTGGAGCAGAGAATGTTCGCCCAATCGTCGGAAATACAGTAGATCTCCAACAAATAGAAGGATAGAAAGTAGAGAAAGATCTCCCCGAAGCAAGAGACGTGCCATTGATTATTCACCTGAAAGAGGAACTTATAGAAGGTCCACAGATCCGTGGGATCGTTCAAATTTAAGATCACCAAATGAAAGGAGATCGCCTGGGATGCGCAGACGCAACATTGACCGATCTCCGCTTATGAGAGATTTTGGTCATTACATAAATGATAAAATGTACAGTCCAGAAAGAGGTCAAAACTCTAACACATCCCTTCAACGTTCGTTGTCAGAACGGCGATCTAGTTCGCCTTACTCGCCACGATCACCATCAGTGGACAAACGGAATTCGCCTGGTGATCTAGACATGAGTTATCACGATAGGAACTCTTCTTCGAACAATCGATTCGACAGGTCACATCTAGGAAGATTCAATGCTGCATTCGATTCTTCTCGATCTCCACCATTCAATCAATGGGATTGGAAAGAGCAAATTGAGCCTCCTAgagaaaaacaaatcaattcaAGCGGAACTGTTAGCTCAGGACTTTGGGAAAACcaacaagattttcaagatcgaaCTCGTGCGTCTAGTGCTTATAGTCCTTCTAGCGCTTTAGAAGCTTTAAGCTCCGAAGATGAATGTGATTTTACTAACCCGAAATATTCTTCATCAtctcagcagttggtcgaaaacGCTCCTGTACATATTCACTCCAGTTCAAATCTACCAGAATCGCTATCGAATGAAGAGAGCATAGATAAATATACGGATGACACTGAATACAGATATAAACAGATTCACCCGAGAGATTGTGATTTATTATCTAATGAAGATAAAACGGAGAagcaaaatgttttagaaagtttAAAGTATAGAGCAGAGAGGCTCAAGAAATTGGAAGACATGAAACTAGCGAGGCAGAAGCTTCTGGCTCAGATTAAATTGAATAATCAGGACAGTACTCAAAATGAACTGATGAACTCGGAACCAATTCCAACAGGTTCAGCAGTGAAAAATTCTCGGTTAGAGTATACTGATAATTTGTCCACAATGGCTCCACCGTCATTATTAAAGACCGCAGATGCTCTGTTAAGTAACCTTGATTTCTTACTCAATCAACCTCCTCCATATCTTCAAGGAGTGCAAATACCAACGAAACAGCCGAGCTTTGGCAATATGGTATATCCTTTGCCGAATGAAGCCCCACCATCACAGCGGGCACATGATACATCACTACAAGATCTGTCGAATCAGATACCAAATGTGAATCCGGAGCAGGTATCATCTGATCCTTGGAAACATTCAAGTTACTGTTCTGTACCTACTCCGAATATCGATACGAGTCAACCACCGCCACATCTACTAAAGCCACTGCTCAATTTCCAACCTGTACCCTCAGAGACAGAGGACCCTTTCGTTCGCGATCAACGTTGGTCGCCTGATcgaaatcaaaatcaacaatttcATGGAGCTAGTGGAAGATTCCACCATCCTTCTGCCGTACTTGCTCAGCCTAGACAGAGTCTAATTGATTATACTCCAGATGAAGAAGCATTTCAATTGCTTCCAGCCGAGGAAATACGGACGCAAAATTCTAATCAAAACCGTTCATCGCGCAACAATAGTGGTTATACAAATTACAATGACAATATCCAGCATCAGCGTGATCCAAGACAAAATCGAGGCGGAGTTTATCCACCACAAAATAGTAAAAATCAAGGCGGTAATCGATTTAATCAAAACCAACGGAATCAACGATTCAATTTTCAGCAACAAAATCGCTTCAATCGAAACAATCGACAGTTTCCGCAACAGCATATGTTTCGAAGAAACATTTTTAGTAACTTTGATGAAAGTTGCTTCGATATGAACTTCCCGGTTGATCATGACAGAAATACGGAGTGGGCTGATTAG